In Capsicum annuum cultivar UCD-10X-F1 chromosome 11, UCD10Xv1.1, whole genome shotgun sequence, one genomic interval encodes:
- the LOC107848539 gene encoding non-specific lipid transfer protein GPI-anchored 2 codes for MASTTTFLILILISLFSTILTPSVDAQTMPPMAAAEPPSMAMSPAAASGPATSGEMDCMTVLINMSSCLTFVEQGSNLTKPDKECCPSLAGLLDSNPICLCHLLGDPTKTGVQIDVNRALKLPTICKLETPPVSTCAALGIPVAAPTSAEVPTTSPGGFDSSPATASEVPALSPGGFASSPTSSEDKNNAASVMPFFKMQLVLSLGIMFFTIIY; via the exons ATGGCCTCGACAACCACATTTCTCATCCTAATTCTTATCTCTCTATTTTCTACGATACTAACTCCATCCGTTGATGCACAGACAATGCCTCCGATGGCGGCTGCAGAGCCGCCATCGATGGCTATGTCGCCGGCCGCAGCATCAGGGCCGGCAACATCGGGTGAAATGGATTGTATGACAGTGTTGATAAACATGTCAAGTTGCTTAACATTTGTTGAACAAGGAAGTAACTTGACTAAGCCAGATAAAGAATGTTGCCCATCACTTGCTGGACTATTGGATAGTAATCCAATTTGTTTGTGCCATTTGCTTGGTGATCCTACAAAAACTGGGGTACAAATTGATGTCAATAGGGCACTTAAACTTCCTACTATTTGCAAATTGGAAACTCCACCTGTTAGCACTTGTGCAG CTTTGGGTATCCCAGTTGCAGCTCCAACAAGTGCTGAAGTTCCTACTACTTCACCTG gaGGTTTTGATTCTAGCCCTGCTACAGCAAGTGAAGTTCCCGCTCTTTCACCTG GAGGTTTTGCTTCAAGTCCTACTTCATCAGAGGACAAAAATAATGCAGCTTCAGTTATGCCATTTTTCAAGATGCAATTGGTTCTTAGCTTGGGAATTATGTTTTTCACAATTATTTATTAA